The proteins below are encoded in one region of Epinephelus lanceolatus isolate andai-2023 chromosome 7, ASM4190304v1, whole genome shotgun sequence:
- the c1galt1c1 gene encoding C1GALT1-specific chaperone 1, whose amino-acid sequence MLSEGGSFMKGMVMGGLFCLVLSLLGSFSPGMESRTDDHHHHHVKAPSKDELTRLSDSHMQELSNQVRVSCIIMVQPKILVYWATAVDTWSKHCDKAVFYTSESSKALEAVDLNEKDDWARLRKALKHAYENAGDLRWFFVAQATTFAIIENLKYLVLAKDPSEPFYLGNAMKSGELEYVSYDSGIVLSYEALKRLVRVFEDEDKCPERGRALWKLSEDKQLAVCLKYTGVFAENGEDTHGKGLFNSKSVNTLITDSMKDNPTNVVEGCCSDMAVTFNGMSPNQMQVMMFGVYRLRPYGHDFHDSLVFNPPEGSDND is encoded by the coding sequence ATGTTGTCCGAAGGAGGCTCTTTCATGAAGGGGATGGTCATGGGAGGCCTCTTCTGCTTGGTGCTGTCGCTCCTGGGTAGTTTCAGCCCCGGCATGGAGTCCAGGACAGAcgaccatcatcaccatcacgtCAAGGCTCCAAGTAAAGACGAGCTGACACGCCTTTCTGACAGTCACATGCAGGAGTTGAGCAATCAAGTCCGGGTGTCTTGCATCATCATGGTCCAGCCCAAGATCCTTGTTTACTGGGCCACTGCGGTGGACACCTGGAGCAAACACTGTGATAAGGCTGTGTTTTACACCTCTGAGTCATCTAAGGCACTTGAGGCAGTGGACCTGAATGAAAAAGATGACTGGGCGAGGTTACGTAAAGCCTTGAAGCACGCTTATGAGAACGCCGGAGACCTGCGCTGGTTCTTTGTGGCACAAGCTACCACGTTTGCCATCATCGAGAACCTCAAGTACCTGGTGCTCGCAAAGGATCCCAGTGAGCCCTTCTACCTGGGCAACGCTATGAAGTCAGGGGAGCTTGAGTATGTGTCGTATGATAGTGGCATTGTTCTCAGCTACGAAGCGCTGAAAAGGTTAGTGCGTGTGTTCGAGGACGAAGACAAATGTCCAGAAAGAGGGCGTGCCCTGTGGAAGCTGAGCGAGGACAAGCAGCTGGCCGTGTGTCTCAAATATACAGGTGTCTTCGCAGAAAACGGTGAGGACACACACGGAAAGGGCCTGTTCAACAGCAAGAGTGTGAACACCCTGATAACGGACAGCATGAAGGATAACCCCACTAATGTAGTGGAGGGCTGCTGCTCCGATATGGCAGTCACATTCAACGGGATGTCACCGAATCAAATGCAGGTTATGATGTTTGGAGTTTACAGACTTCGTCCTTATGGCCACGACTTTCATGACTCATTAGTATTTAACCCTCCTGAAGGCTCAGATAATGACTAG
- the mcts1 gene encoding malignant T-cell-amplified sequence 1, whose product MFKKFDEKENVSNCIQLKTSVIKGIKNQLLEQFPDIESWLNHIMPKKDPVKIVRCHEHIEILTVNGELLFFRQREGPFYPTLRLLHKYPFILPHQQVDKGAIKFVLSGANIMCPGLTSPGAKLYPAGADTVVAIMAEGKQHALCVGVMKMSAESIEKVNKGIGIENVHYLNDGLWHMKTYK is encoded by the exons ATGTTTAAAAA ATTTGACGAGAAAGAAAATGTATCGAACTGCATCCAGCTGAAAACATCAGTGATCAAAGGCATCAAAAACCAGCTGTTGGAACAGTTTCCTGACATCGAGTCATGGCTCAATCACATAATGCCCAAAAAGGACCCTGTCAAAATAGTGAGATG CCATGAACACATTGAAATCTTGACAGTGAATGGAGAGCTGCTTTTCttcagacagagagaaggaccATTCTACCCAACCCTCAGACTGTTGCATAAAT ATCCTTTCATTCTTCCACACCAGCAAGTAGACAAGGGGGCCATTAAATTTGTCTTAAGTGGAGCCAACATCATGTGCCCCGGGCTGACGTCCCCAGGTGCTAAACTTTACCCAGCTGGAGCTGACACAGTAGTT GCCATAATGGCAGAGGGAAAACAACATGCACTTTGTGTTGGCGTGATGAAAATGTCTGCAGAAAGCAT agaaaaagtcaaCAAGGGAATTGGAATCGAGAACGTTCACTATCTGAATGACGGACTGTGGCACATGAAGACGTATAAATGA